The Henckelia pumila isolate YLH828 chromosome 2, ASM3356847v2, whole genome shotgun sequence genome includes a window with the following:
- the LOC140882132 gene encoding uncharacterized protein — protein MKKQSIPINLLFGFLILVAYQTGGIDRFAEASKRRIHVQDDLDDVVDDEEDEAWREWGRKKQPEFDPPHTDFTGMGLQEMQEELMKRQLGPVFGFVKLVPGIRRTPEMISDIAMKWTNVARTGAIEATFTGVDLSTIMFTMQKGQDSLELKEFILSQSDAYEIKMGDQLFRKPGDRPFEEVFEKIQAEKDERHQEL, from the exons ATGAAGAAACAAAGCATTCCCATCAATCTCCTCTTCGGCTTCCTCATCCTCGTAGCCTACCAAACTGGCGGAATTGACAGGTTTGCGGAGGCTTCGAAGCGGAGAATCCACGTACAGGACGATTTAGACGACGTCGTTGACGATGAGGAGGATGAAGCTTGGCGTGAATGGGGCAGGAAGAAGCAACCCGAATTCGACCCGCCACATACGGATTTTACCGGGATGGGTCTTCAAGAAATGCAGGAAGAATTGATGAAGCGCCAGCTCGGACCCGTTTTCGGGTTTGTCAAACTCGTGCCCGGAATTCGCCGGACTCCG GAAATGATATCTGACATCGCTATGAAATGGACAAATGTCGCAAGAACCGGTGCAATTGAGGCAACATTCACTGGTGTAGATTTGAGTACCATCATGTTCACCATGCAGAAAGGCCAAGATTCGCTGGAG TTAAAAGAATTCATACTGAGTCAATCTGATGCATATGAGATTAAGATGGGCGATCAACTTTTCCGAAAACCTGGAGATCGTCCCTTCGAAGAGGTTTTTGAGAAGATTCAGGCTGAGAAGGATGAAAGGCACCAAGAACTTTAG
- the LOC140883258 gene encoding AT-rich interactive domain-containing protein 2 isoform X2, whose translation MVVESDLKVFLSGNVDVHEKQSNIKDDNGENDQVSDEDPATRKRKRECYFGILNWLTNIAKNPCDPAIGSIPEMQKWKHCGSEQMWKKILLVREEMLLKRDTDGTSQHSIWQKKQKMHPSMYEDQSVSERLRFSQRLLVAKDSSIKTRGQRCSESSSSGSQSDKCSSDKQSDSTADSFGFGGNYTRKKNIPTGPNFQVDVPKYTEAVYDSDSKWLGTRIWPLYKGEHNKSLTERDPIGKGRQESCGCQFRGSIECVRFHIGEKRMKVKLELGSAFYEWKFNSMGEENAISWTKQDENKFEDIVNLNRLSSEKYFWDELFKCFPSKGREALVSYYFNVFLLRRRGQQNRNTTSNIHSDDEDSEFGPICNRFGQMAAQSPGSIFRSPKKTKMNRS comes from the exons ATGGTGGTTGAGTCGGATTTGAAGGTGTTTTTATCAG GTAATGTGGATGTTCATGAAAAGCAAAGTAATATTAAAGATGACAATGGCGAAAATGATCAGGTGTCAGATGAGGACCCGGCTACGAGGAAGAGGAAGCGCGAGTGTTACTTTGGCATACTGAATTGGCTCACTAACATCGCTAAAAATCCTTGCGACCCCGCGATTGGATCTATACCGGAGATGCAGAAGTGGAAGCACTGTGGGAGTGAGCAGATGTGGAAGAAGATCCTCTTGGTTCGTGAAGAAATGCTTTTGAAAAGAGATACAGATGGAACTTCTCAACATTCGATTTGGCAG AAGAAGCAAAAGATGCATCCAAGCATGTATGAAGATCAGTCTGTTTCTGAAAGGTTAAGATTCAGCCAGAGGCTTCTTGTCGCTAAAGATTCTTCTATCAAAACGCGAGGGCAGCGGTGTTCAGAATCATCATCCTCAGGTAGTCAAAGCGACAAGTGTTCTTCTGATAAGCAGTCTGATTCAACAGCAGATTCATTTGGATTTGGAGGCAACTATACTCGCAAGAAAAACATTCCTACGGGCCCAAATTTTCAGGTAGACGTGCCAAAGTATACCGAGGCAGTTTATGACAGTGATTCTAAATGGTTGGGAACCCGAATTTGGCCACTTTACAAAGGAGAACATAACAAAAGCTTGACTGAAAGAGATCCTATAGGAAAAGGAAGACAAGAATCATGTGGGTGCCAGTTCCGTGGTTCTATTGAATGTGTTAGGTTTCACATTGGGGAGAAAAGGATGAAGGTAAAACTTGAGTTAGGCTCGGCCTTTTACGAGTGGAAATTCAATTCCATGGGCGAGGAAAATGCAATTTCGTGGACTAAACAAGACGAGAACAAGTTCGAGGATATAGTGAACTTGAACCGGTTGTCATCTGAAAAATACTTTTGGGATGAACTTTTCAAGTGTTTTCCAAGTAAAGGGAGGGAAGCTCTGGTCAGCTACTACTTCAATGTCTTTCTTCTACGGCGTAGAGGTCAACAGAATAGGAACACCACAAGCAATATTCATAGTGATGACGAAGACTCTGAATTCGGACCAATTTGCAACAGGTTTGGCCAAATGGCTGCTCAATCTCCAGGGTCCATTTTTCGTTCGCCAAAGAAAACGAAAATGAATCGCAGTTAG
- the LOC140883258 gene encoding AT-rich interactive domain-containing protein 2 isoform X1 gives MVVESDLKVFLSGIPEKFKKDVELEKLKKNTLKLGDEDQDIVEPNRDFKIFNNKCTDEIAGNVDVHEKQSNIKDDNGENDQVSDEDPATRKRKRECYFGILNWLTNIAKNPCDPAIGSIPEMQKWKHCGSEQMWKKILLVREEMLLKRDTDGTSQHSIWQKKQKMHPSMYEDQSVSERLRFSQRLLVAKDSSIKTRGQRCSESSSSGSQSDKCSSDKQSDSTADSFGFGGNYTRKKNIPTGPNFQVDVPKYTEAVYDSDSKWLGTRIWPLYKGEHNKSLTERDPIGKGRQESCGCQFRGSIECVRFHIGEKRMKVKLELGSAFYEWKFNSMGEENAISWTKQDENKFEDIVNLNRLSSEKYFWDELFKCFPSKGREALVSYYFNVFLLRRRGQQNRNTTSNIHSDDEDSEFGPICNRFGQMAAQSPGSIFRSPKKTKMNRS, from the exons ATGGTGGTTGAGTCGGATTTGAAGGTGTTTTTATCAGGTATCCCAGAAAAATTCAAGAAAGATGTAGAACTGGAGAAGTTAAAAAAGAATACACTGAAACTCGGTGATGAGGATCAGGATATTGTGGAACCGAACCgagattttaagatttttaataATAAGTGCACTGATGAGATTGCAGGTAATGTGGATGTTCATGAAAAGCAAAGTAATATTAAAGATGACAATGGCGAAAATGATCAGGTGTCAGATGAGGACCCGGCTACGAGGAAGAGGAAGCGCGAGTGTTACTTTGGCATACTGAATTGGCTCACTAACATCGCTAAAAATCCTTGCGACCCCGCGATTGGATCTATACCGGAGATGCAGAAGTGGAAGCACTGTGGGAGTGAGCAGATGTGGAAGAAGATCCTCTTGGTTCGTGAAGAAATGCTTTTGAAAAGAGATACAGATGGAACTTCTCAACATTCGATTTGGCAG AAGAAGCAAAAGATGCATCCAAGCATGTATGAAGATCAGTCTGTTTCTGAAAGGTTAAGATTCAGCCAGAGGCTTCTTGTCGCTAAAGATTCTTCTATCAAAACGCGAGGGCAGCGGTGTTCAGAATCATCATCCTCAGGTAGTCAAAGCGACAAGTGTTCTTCTGATAAGCAGTCTGATTCAACAGCAGATTCATTTGGATTTGGAGGCAACTATACTCGCAAGAAAAACATTCCTACGGGCCCAAATTTTCAGGTAGACGTGCCAAAGTATACCGAGGCAGTTTATGACAGTGATTCTAAATGGTTGGGAACCCGAATTTGGCCACTTTACAAAGGAGAACATAACAAAAGCTTGACTGAAAGAGATCCTATAGGAAAAGGAAGACAAGAATCATGTGGGTGCCAGTTCCGTGGTTCTATTGAATGTGTTAGGTTTCACATTGGGGAGAAAAGGATGAAGGTAAAACTTGAGTTAGGCTCGGCCTTTTACGAGTGGAAATTCAATTCCATGGGCGAGGAAAATGCAATTTCGTGGACTAAACAAGACGAGAACAAGTTCGAGGATATAGTGAACTTGAACCGGTTGTCATCTGAAAAATACTTTTGGGATGAACTTTTCAAGTGTTTTCCAAGTAAAGGGAGGGAAGCTCTGGTCAGCTACTACTTCAATGTCTTTCTTCTACGGCGTAGAGGTCAACAGAATAGGAACACCACAAGCAATATTCATAGTGATGACGAAGACTCTGAATTCGGACCAATTTGCAACAGGTTTGGCCAAATGGCTGCTCAATCTCCAGGGTCCATTTTTCGTTCGCCAAAGAAAACGAAAATGAATCGCAGTTAG
- the LOC140882131 gene encoding uncharacterized protein isoform X1 produces MGDLYALDFDGVLCDSCGESSLSAVKAAKVRWPSLFDGVDSSLEDWIVDQMHIVRPVVETGYENVLLVRLLLEMKIPSVRKSSVAEGLTVQGILDNWFEIKPVIMAEWDEIRDPLIDLFGKVRDEWIDNDLAGWIGANRFYPGVPDALKFASSKLYIVTTKQSRFADALLRELAGVAIPVERIYGLGTGPKVEVLKKLQSMPENQGLALHFVEDRIATLKNVIKEPELNNWNLYLGDWGYNTQKEREEAEGFPRIHVLQLSDFNGKLK; encoded by the exons GCAGCTAAAGTGAGATGGCCAAGTTTGTTCGATGGTGTGGATTCATCTTTGGAGGATTGGATTGTTGATCAGATGCATATA GTCCGACCTGTGGTAGAAACAGGATATGAAAATGTCTTACTTGTGAGGTTGTTGCTGGAGATGAAAATTCCCTCTGTAAGGAAGTCTTCG GTTGCAGAAGGGCTCACGGTTCAGGGAATATTGGATAACTGGTTCGAAATAAAACCTGTGATTATGGCAGAATGGGATGAGATAAGGGACCCATTGATCGATCTTTTTGGAAAGGTTAGGGATGAATGGATTGATAATGACTTGGCAGGTTGGATAGGAGCGAACAG ATTCTATCCTGGTGTTCCTGACGCCCTAAAGTTTGCAAGCTCGAAGCTCTATATCGTGACCACAAAACAG AGTCGTTTTGCTGATGCATTGCTTCGAGAGCTTGCTGGAGTCGCTATCCCAGTTGAAAGAATCTATGGTCTCGGAACTGG TCCTAAGGTAGAAGTGCTGAAGAAGCTTCAGAGTATGCCAGAAAATCAGGGTCTAGCCCTGCA CTTTGTCGAGGACCGTATTGCGACTTTAAAGAATGTCATCAAAGAGCCAGAGTTGAACAACTGGAACCTATATCTTG GGGATTGGGGTTATAACACCCAGAAAGAAAGAGAGGAAGCTGAAGGCTTTCCCAGAATTCATGTTCTTCAGTTGAGTGACTTTAACGGGAAACTTAAATGA